In the genome of Halostella limicola, one region contains:
- a CDS encoding tetrahydrofolate dehydrogenase/cyclohydrolase catalytic domain-containing protein — MTHVIDGNAVADDIRDDLSDAIDSLADGGVTPGLATVLMSDDGSSETYVKMKQRACEDVGINGIHVEIGADAPAEELYETIDDLNDDPEVHGILVQMPVPDHVDEREVLRRVDPMKDVDGFHPENVGRLVAGDARFKPCTPHGIQRLLAAADVDPEGKDAVVVGRSEIVGKPMANLLVQKAEGGNATVTVCHSRTDDLAEKTRNADIVVAAAGVPEMIDGSMIGEGAVVVDVGVNRVDADNDKGYELVGDVEFESAKEKASAITPVPGGVGPMTIAMLLYNTAKAAGMQEGVEVELP; from the coding sequence ATGACGCACGTCATCGACGGCAACGCCGTGGCCGACGATATCCGCGACGACCTCTCTGACGCCATCGACTCGCTCGCCGACGGGGGCGTGACGCCCGGTCTCGCCACCGTCCTCATGAGCGACGACGGCTCCAGCGAGACGTACGTGAAGATGAAACAGCGCGCCTGCGAGGACGTGGGCATCAACGGCATCCACGTCGAGATCGGCGCCGACGCCCCCGCCGAGGAGCTGTACGAGACCATCGACGACCTCAACGACGACCCCGAGGTCCACGGCATCCTCGTCCAGATGCCCGTCCCCGACCACGTCGACGAGCGCGAAGTGCTCCGGCGGGTCGACCCGATGAAGGACGTGGACGGCTTCCACCCCGAGAACGTCGGCCGCCTCGTCGCGGGCGACGCCCGGTTCAAGCCCTGCACGCCCCACGGCATCCAGCGCCTCCTCGCCGCCGCCGACGTGGACCCCGAGGGGAAAGACGCCGTCGTCGTCGGCCGCTCGGAGATCGTCGGCAAGCCGATGGCGAACCTCCTCGTACAGAAGGCCGAGGGCGGCAACGCGACCGTCACGGTGTGTCACTCCCGCACCGACGACCTCGCCGAGAAGACCCGGAACGCGGACATCGTCGTCGCGGCCGCCGGCGTCCCGGAGATGATCGACGGATCGATGATCGGCGAGGGCGCGGTCGTGGTCGACGTGGGCGTCAACCGCGTGGACGCCGACAACGACAAGGGGTACGAACTCGTCGGCGACGTGGAGTTCGAGAGCGCGAAGGAGAAAGCGAGCGCCATCACGCCCGTCCCCGGCGGCGTCGGCCCGATGACTATCGCGATGCTCCTCTACAACACGGCGAAGGCGGCGGGGATGCAGGAAGGGGTCGAAGTCGAACTCCCCTGA
- the glyA gene encoding serine hydroxymethyltransferase — MNYDRVREVDPAVADALGGEVERQQDTLAMIASENHASEAVMEAQGSALTNKYAEGYPGSRYYAGCEHADEVEELAIERAKELWGAEHVNVQPHSGTQANMGVYLAMLEPGDKILSLDLNHGGHLSHGHRANFTGQLYEVEQYEVDEETGYIDYEGLREQAEEFDPDIVVSGYSAYPREVDFERIQEAADAADALHLADIAHITGLVAAGVHESPVGVADFVTGSTHKTIRSGRGGIIMCDEEYADDIDPSVFPGAQGGPLMHNIAGKAVGFKEALEPEFEDYAEQVVENAEVLGETLKDRGFSLVSGGTDTHLVLADLRDSHPDVTGSDAEEALEEVGIVLNANTVPGETRSPFVASGIRAGTPALTTRGFGPDEMEQVGACIADVVDNIGDEDVMAEVSERVQDLCEEHPLYE; from the coding sequence ATGAACTACGACCGCGTCCGCGAGGTCGATCCGGCCGTCGCCGACGCCCTCGGCGGCGAAGTAGAGCGCCAGCAGGACACGCTGGCGATGATCGCGAGCGAGAACCACGCGAGCGAGGCAGTCATGGAAGCCCAGGGGAGCGCGCTGACGAACAAGTACGCCGAGGGGTACCCCGGCTCCCGCTACTACGCGGGCTGTGAACACGCCGACGAGGTCGAGGAGCTGGCGATCGAGCGCGCGAAGGAGCTGTGGGGGGCCGAGCACGTCAACGTCCAGCCCCACAGCGGCACGCAGGCCAACATGGGCGTCTACCTCGCCATGCTCGAACCCGGCGACAAGATCCTCTCGCTGGACCTGAACCACGGCGGCCACCTCAGTCACGGCCACCGCGCCAACTTCACCGGCCAGCTCTACGAGGTCGAGCAGTACGAGGTCGACGAGGAGACCGGCTACATCGACTACGAGGGCCTCCGCGAGCAGGCCGAGGAGTTCGATCCGGACATCGTCGTCTCGGGCTACTCCGCGTACCCGCGCGAGGTCGACTTCGAGCGCATCCAGGAAGCCGCCGACGCGGCCGACGCCCTCCACCTCGCCGACATCGCCCACATCACCGGGCTGGTCGCCGCCGGCGTCCACGAGTCGCCGGTCGGCGTCGCCGACTTCGTCACCGGCAGCACGCACAAGACGATCCGCTCCGGCCGGGGCGGCATCATCATGTGCGACGAGGAGTACGCCGACGACATCGACCCCTCCGTCTTCCCCGGCGCGCAGGGCGGCCCCCTCATGCACAACATCGCGGGCAAGGCGGTCGGCTTCAAGGAGGCGCTCGAACCGGAGTTCGAGGACTACGCCGAGCAGGTCGTCGAGAACGCCGAGGTCCTCGGCGAGACGCTGAAGGACCGCGGGTTCAGCCTCGTCTCCGGCGGGACCGACACCCACCTCGTCCTCGCGGACCTGCGCGACTCCCACCCCGACGTCACGGGCAGCGACGCCGAGGAGGCCTTAGAGGAGGTCGGCATCGTCCTCAACGCGAACACGGTGCCCGGCGAGACGCGCTCGCCGTTCGTCGCCAGCGGCATCCGCGCCGGCACCCCCGCGCTCACGACGCGCGGGTTCGGCCCCGACGAGATGGAACAGGTCGGCGCCTGCATCGCTGACGTCGTCGACAACATCGGCGACGAGGACGTGATGGCCGAGGTCAGCGAGCGCGTGCAGGACCTCTGCGAGGAGCACCCCCTCTACGAGTAG